One segment of Glandiceps talaboti chromosome 21, keGlaTala1.1, whole genome shotgun sequence DNA contains the following:
- the LOC144451125 gene encoding cation-dependent mannose-6-phosphate receptor-like, with protein MVSERIWITLLWTLFIFHTTEAQCTVQGKTEQGFLKLLDPIVGKKFEITDAPKNYTYNIGICTPVKGTQDVGVLQTGLKDESHGTKNVGLITQTHIQKGTDWLLLTYKGGEEYGHHCTQEARKAVIMIVCDPVNLSGTIKIIAENADKTSECYYLFEFGSSVACSTSSGSSGLSVGSIICIIFFVVVLIYLIGGVLYQRCAVGAKGMEQIPNIVFWRELGNLIADGTDLVFRSTPKGQPKTYKGIGDDQLTMDDDDDRDDHLLPM; from the exons ATGGTATCGGAAAGAATTTGGATTACATTGCTATGgacattgtttatatttcaCACAACAGAAGCACAATGTACAGTCCAAGGGAAAACAGAACAGGGATTTCTCAAGTTACTCGATCCAATCGTAGGCAAAAA ATTTGAAATCACAGATGCTCCAAAAAACTACACCTATAACATTGGTATATGTACTCCAGTCAAAGGTACACAAGATGTAGGCGTCCTTCAAACAGGTCTGAAAGATGAGTCCCATGGAACAAAAAATGTTGGACTTATCActcagacacacatacagaaagGAA CTGATTGGTTGTTATTAACTTACAAGGGTGGCGAAGAGTATGGGCATCATTGTACTCAGGAGGCAAGAAAAGCAGTTATTATGATCGTATGTGATCCTGTAAATTTGTCA GGAACAATAAAAATCATTGCAGAGAATGCAGACAAAACATCagaatgttattatttatttgaatttggTAGTTCAGTTGCTTGTAGTACGAGTAGTGGAAGTAGTGGGCTGAGTGTGGGATCAATTATTTGTATAAT ATTCTTTGTAGTTGTACTAATATATCTAATTGGTGGAGTCCTCTATCAGCGTTGTGCTGTGGGTGCAAAGGGCATGGAGCAGATACCAAACATCGTGTTTTGGAGAGAACTAGGCAATCTCATAGCT gATGGGACTGATCTTGTCTTTAGGTCAACCCCAAAAGGTCAACCGAAGACTTATAAAGGAATTGGTGATGATCAGTTAAcaatggatgatgatgatgacagagATGACCACCTTTTACCTATGTAG